From Granulicella sp. WH15, the proteins below share one genomic window:
- a CDS encoding flagellar hook capping FlgD N-terminal domain-containing protein has protein sequence MSIFSTGLPTQASANAVAQSLLPGSAATAKPNAAATNDSSASDAGTAGDITASDFLTLLVTEMQNQDPTQPTDPNAYIQQLVGVNSLQQLISINQGLSTAEGITPTTQAVSSVVDNF, from the coding sequence ATGAGCATTTTCAGTACAGGACTTCCCACGCAGGCATCGGCAAACGCAGTAGCTCAGAGTCTGTTGCCGGGCAGTGCCGCAACCGCAAAGCCGAACGCAGCCGCGACGAATGACAGTTCCGCCTCGGATGCAGGCACTGCCGGCGATATAACCGCCAGCGATTTTCTTACCCTTCTCGTTACCGAGATGCAGAACCAGGATCCTACTCAGCCCACCGATCCGAACGCTTATATTCAGCAGCTTGTCGGCGTCAACAGCCTGCAGCAGCTTATCTCCATCAATCAGGGACTAAGTACTGCTGAAGGTATTACACCCACCACTCAGGCCGTGTCCTCGGTAGTAGATAACTTCTAA